One Drosophila kikkawai strain 14028-0561.14 chromosome 3L, DkikHiC1v2, whole genome shotgun sequence genomic window carries:
- the Cnb gene encoding centrobin encodes MSDTDTDDTDLLLLIPPNYYTDTAERLLQEVKMMSAGAAASADALAMPPPPAPTTAAYQFLHPSKKTELNHINARLQNIGMAEAEDDRPFETHSDISTISTNTVRHGDRVLHGMVHSTPKSGSVEPPIRHRQRSTEDNILLEIDHYLEENVGNRWQPRDHHLHHHSDEQLRNERMLVQDVQQAATSLPSMRLASSASGSSMDPARCHRNSYGQAENKLISLSELWGKNSYTGTVLDNNNSPHRRLSSPSLKEEQLRRQHLEKTIHTLQSQLLEYQQRISVAIEVDRSKDAALAGAEQTAKALNYEVQQLRDRIHQLEADRTESHGKIDNLQHELAQAVNLATKFQEKNEKLETEMDHQRQEAKQWDDKLEQLEIQLHSSRRAEELSHAELNKLRDKFAKVDYQQEKLKTRIEELEKDKSTLTHQKEMLQEYHQKQKTRADALETQRKSLQETLANLTETETNLKKKLEVQQKSLKQYYQQQMENVVAKKMQEFQDQLDKTEEHLKNEARERERLIAERAVKQLEMINEKNNQELNLIQEKHSEEVELYRLQLANASKKIDEMDLKLGCYKTKRADIAEKLHGVMEAQWQQALAILTSPSENAHNHTSDDTTDGESPDLNNARVVYPETPKTSKSQRSNNTEKNNLDVVGKRDPPSPMDKLQAYIELLLSKSPSDFDKLDEILSLTTGKHGSKQGKPKSASGNSKLLPPWKC; translated from the exons ATGAGCGACACGGACACGGACGACACCGATCTTCTGCTGCTCATACCGCCCAACTATTACACGGACACCGCCGAGCGGCTGCTGCAAGAGGTCAAGATGATGAGCGCAGGCGCGGCAGCGTCGGCGGATGCCCTGGCCATGCCACCACCCCCGGCACCCACGACTGCGGCATACCAGTTCCTGCATCCCAGCAAGAAAACGGAGCTAAATCATATTAACGCCAGGCTGCAGAACATTGGAATGGCGGAGGCAGAGGATGATCGGCCTTTCGAAACGCACTCCGATATATCTACAATATCCACAAACACGGTGAGGCACGGCGACAGGGTGCTACACGGAATGGTGCACTCCACGCCGAAGAGTGGATCTGTAGAACCCCCGATCAGGCACCGGCAACGGTCTACGGAGGATAATATCCTCCTCGAGATCGATCACTATCTGGAAGAGAACGTTGGGAATCGCTGGCAGCCCCGGGATCATCACCTTCATCACCACAGCGATGAACAACTGCGGAACGAACGGATGCTGGTGCAGGATGTGCAGCAGGCGGCTACCTCCCTGCCCAGCATGCGGCTGGCATCCTCTGCCTCCGGCTCATCCATGGATCCAGCCAGATGCCATCGAAATAGTTATGGCCAAGCCGAGAACAAACTCATCAGCCTGAGCGAACTCTGGGGAAAGAACAGCTACACGGGAACTGTCCTGGATAACAACAACTCGCCCCACCGAAGGCTGAGCAGTCCCTCCCTTAAGGAGGAGCAATTGCGGCGTCAGCACCTGGAGAAGACTATCCACACGCTGCAATCGCAGCTGCTAGAATACCAGCAGCGCATATCAGTGGCCATCGAAGTGGATCGTTCCAAGGATGCAGCCCTAGCCGGAGCAGAGCAAACTGCCAAGGCCCTCAACTATGAAGTACAGCAACTGCGGGACCGGATTCACCAGTTGGAAGCGGACCGAACCGAATCTCATGGCAAAATTGATAATCTGCAGCACGAGTTGGCGCAGGCAGTCAACTTGGCCACCAAGTTTCAGGAGAAGAACGAAAAACTAGAGACGGAAATGGATCATCAAAGGCAGGAGGCCAAGCAATGGGATGACAAGCTGGAACAGTTGGAAATCCAGCTGCACAGCAGCAGAAGAGCCGAGGAACTATCCCATGCGGAGCTCAACAAGCTGAGGGATAAGTTTGCCAAAGTGGATTATCAGCAGGAAAAG ctCAAAACCCGCATAGAGGAGCTGGAGAAAGACAAGAGCACCTTAACACATCAGAAGGAAATGCTGCAGGAATATCATCAAAAGCAGAAAACTCGAGCGGATGCCTTGGAAACGCAGAGAAAGTCCCTGCAGGAGACCTTGGCCAACCTAACAGAAACTGAG ACCAACCTTAAAAAGAAGCTGGAGGTCCAACAAAAATCCTTAAAGCAATATTACCAACAGCAAATGGAGAATGTGGTAGCCAAGAAGATGCAGGAGTTTCAAGATCAGTTGGACAAAACCGAAGAGCATCTCAAGAACGAGGCACGCGAGCGCGAAAGACTGATAGCCGAGCGGGCGGTAAAGCAGCTGGAAATGATCAATGAAAAGAACAATCAGGAACTGAATCTCATACAGGAGAAGCACAGCGAAGAGGTGGAGTTATACCGCCTGCAGCTGGCCAATGCCTCCAAAAAGATAGATGAGATGGATCTAAAGCTGGGCTGTTACAAAACCAAGCG TGCTGACATAGCGGAGAAGCTGCATGGCGTGATGGAGGCTCAATGGCAGCAGGCTCTGGCCATACTCACCTCCCCCAGTGAAAATGCTCATAATCACACCTCTGATGACACCACGGATGGCGAGTCGCCTGATCTGAACAATGCCCGAGTTGTTTATCCAGAAACACCCAAGACCAGCAAATCGCAGCGCAGCAATAATACAGAGAAGAACAACCTGGATGTGGTGGGCAAACGGGATCCGCCCTCGCCCATGGACAAGCTGCAGGCTTACATAGAGCTGCTCCTAAGCAAATCTCCCAGTGATTTTGATAAACTCGATGAGATCCTGTCACTAACAACCGGCAAACATGGAAGCAAACAAGGCAAACCAAAGAGCGCAAGTGGGAACAGTAAGCTTCTACCGCCCTGGAAGTGCTGA